Proteins encoded by one window of Rhodobium gokarnense:
- the aroB gene encoding 3-dehydroquinate synthase produces MTAPLAASVAAAEDTVTVALGERSYDILIGDGLIHRAGAEVAARLPGARAVIITDENVAGLHLAALRESLADAGIENEVLTVAPGEASKSFSVYQDLVGHVLEARLERGDVVVALGGGVVGDLAGFVAATVRRGMQFVQVPTTLLAQVDSSVGGKTGINAPQGKNLVGAFYQPALVVADTASLSTLPPRQFASGYAEVAKYGLIDDPKFFGWLERDREAVFAGGQARISAIATSCKAKARVVAADEREGGVRALLNLGHTFGHALEGATGFSDRLFHGEGVAVGMCQAFRFSVRMGLCSPGDADRVEAHLKAAGLPTRISDIPGDVLAVERLMTLIAQDKKVTRGTLTFVLARGIGKSFIARDIAADDVAAFLVEELKK; encoded by the coding sequence ATGACCGCCCCCCTCGCCGCCAGTGTGGCGGCGGCTGAAGACACCGTGACGGTCGCGCTCGGCGAACGCTCCTACGACATCCTCATCGGCGACGGCCTGATCCACCGCGCGGGCGCAGAGGTCGCCGCCCGCCTGCCGGGCGCGCGCGCCGTCATCATCACCGACGAAAATGTCGCCGGCCTGCACCTTGCGGCCCTGCGCGAGAGCCTTGCCGACGCCGGCATCGAGAACGAGGTGCTGACCGTCGCCCCAGGCGAGGCCTCCAAGAGCTTCTCCGTCTACCAGGATCTCGTCGGCCACGTGCTGGAAGCGCGGCTTGAGCGCGGCGATGTGGTGGTCGCGCTCGGCGGCGGCGTCGTCGGCGACCTCGCCGGCTTCGTCGCGGCGACCGTCAGGCGCGGCATGCAATTCGTCCAGGTGCCGACCACCCTGCTCGCCCAGGTGGACTCCTCGGTCGGCGGCAAGACCGGCATCAACGCACCCCAGGGAAAAAACCTCGTCGGCGCCTTCTACCAGCCCGCCCTGGTCGTTGCCGACACGGCATCCCTTTCCACCCTGCCGCCGCGCCAGTTCGCGTCGGGCTATGCCGAGGTCGCCAAATACGGCCTCATCGACGATCCGAAATTCTTCGGCTGGCTGGAGCGCGACCGCGAGGCGGTGTTCGCCGGCGGCCAGGCGCGGATTTCGGCGATCGCCACGAGCTGCAAGGCCAAGGCCCGGGTCGTCGCCGCCGACGAGCGCGAGGGCGGCGTCCGGGCCCTCCTCAATCTCGGCCACACCTTCGGCCACGCCCTTGAAGGCGCGACGGGCTTTTCCGACCGCCTGTTCCACGGCGAGGGCGTTGCCGTCGGCATGTGCCAGGCGTTCCGGTTCTCCGTCAGGATGGGCCTTTGTTCACCTGGCGATGCGGACCGCGTCGAGGCGCATCTGAAGGCGGCCGGCTTGCCGACCCGCATTTCCGACATCCCCGGCGACGTCCTTGCCGTCGAACGGCTGATGACCCTGATTGCCCAGGACAAGAAGGTGACGCGCGGCACGCTCACCTTCGTCCTTGCCCGCGGCATCGGCAAGTCGTTCATCGCCCGCGACATTGCCGCCGACGACGTCGCCGCCTTCCTCGTCGAAGAGCTCAAGAAATGA
- a CDS encoding HlyC/CorC family transporter gives MTDIALWLMIGGIFALLILSAFFSGSETALTAASRARMHQLEKTGDRRAEIVSRLIATRERLIGALLLGNNLVNILASALATSVLITLFGDAGVAYATLIMTLLVLVFAEVLPKTWAIGDPDRFAIAVSPLVRIIVFVFGPLIAGIEIFVRWLLRAFGAVVDENQAVLSAREELRGAVDLQHLEGGLIKAERDRLGGLLDLSELEVSDVMVHRTNMEMLNADDPPEKLVDAILSSSFTRLPLWQGEQENIVGVIHAKDLLRSLAEVHWDATKLDFNAVIAAPWFVPDTTNLHDQLNAFLRKKTHFAMVVDEYGEVMGLVTLEDILEEIVGEISDEHDVVVEGVRPQPDGSVLVDGSVPIRDLNRVMDWELPDEEATTIAGLVIHEARMIPEERQAFTFYGFKFVVLRKLKNRITRLRITTAPAEQ, from the coding sequence ATGACCGACATTGCCCTGTGGCTGATGATTGGCGGGATCTTCGCGCTGCTGATCCTCTCGGCCTTTTTCTCAGGCTCCGAGACGGCGCTGACGGCCGCCTCCCGCGCGCGAATGCACCAGCTCGAAAAGACCGGCGACCGGCGCGCGGAGATCGTATCCAGGCTGATCGCCACCCGCGAGCGCCTGATCGGCGCGCTGCTTCTCGGCAACAACCTCGTCAACATCCTCGCCTCGGCGCTCGCCACCAGCGTCCTCATCACGCTGTTCGGCGATGCCGGCGTTGCCTATGCGACGCTGATCATGACGCTCCTGGTGCTGGTCTTTGCCGAGGTGCTGCCGAAGACCTGGGCGATCGGCGACCCGGACCGTTTCGCCATCGCGGTCTCACCGCTGGTCCGCATCATCGTCTTTGTGTTCGGACCGCTGATCGCGGGCATCGAGATTTTCGTTCGCTGGCTGTTGCGTGCCTTCGGCGCCGTCGTCGACGAGAACCAGGCGGTGCTGTCGGCCCGCGAGGAACTGCGCGGCGCCGTCGACCTGCAGCACCTGGAAGGCGGCCTCATCAAGGCGGAGCGCGACCGGCTCGGCGGCCTCCTCGACCTCTCGGAGCTGGAAGTCTCCGACGTCATGGTCCACCGCACCAACATGGAAATGCTGAACGCGGACGATCCGCCGGAAAAGCTGGTTGACGCCATCCTGTCGTCGAGCTTCACGCGGCTGCCGCTGTGGCAGGGCGAGCAGGAGAACATCGTCGGCGTCATCCACGCCAAGGACCTCCTGCGCTCCCTCGCCGAGGTCCACTGGGACGCCACGAAACTCGACTTCAACGCCGTCATCGCCGCGCCCTGGTTCGTGCCCGACACCACCAACCTGCACGACCAGCTCAACGCCTTTTTGCGCAAGAAGACCCATTTCGCCATGGTCGTCGACGAGTACGGCGAGGTCATGGGCCTCGTCACGCTTGAAGACATCCTGGAGGAGATCGTCGGCGAGATCTCCGACGAGCACGACGTCGTCGTTGAAGGCGTGCGCCCGCAGCCGGACGGCTCGGTGCTGGTCGACGGCTCGGTGCCGATCCGCGACCTCAACCGGGTGATGGACTGGGAGCTTCCCGACGAGGAGGCAACGACGATCGCCGGCCTCGTCATCCACGAGGCCCGGATGATCCCGGAGGA